Within the Thermanaeromonas toyohensis ToBE genome, the region GGGTAGTGGCTATAATATCCTTTCTAGGCTTAAGGGAATACCATCATTTACTTAGGCGTTTAGGGCTAAAACCTCCGGTTTTAATAGGATACTTAGGAACCCTAGGTATACTGCTAGCTGTTTACTGGCAACGGGAGTTCTCTACTTATCTACCTTTTCTTTTGCTTTGGGTTTTTCTAGGTGGGTTCCTTCTCCGATTTCCCCGTTATTCTCTGGCGGATATAGGAGCCACCTTTTTGGGTTGTCTTTATATACCCGGCTCCTTGGCTCATCTTTTCCTTCTGCGGGCTGGCCAGTCAGGGAGCTTTGGTCTTTTATTATATACTTTCCTTCTTACTTGGGTTAGCGATACGGCGGCCTACTTTATTGGTCGAGGTCTGGGCTCTAGGAAGTTATGCCCCGTTTTAAGCCCTGGTAAGACTTGGGAAGGAGCCTGGGGAGCTGGGGTAGTTACGGTGGCGGTCGGGGTTTTATTAGGTATTTACCTTTTTTCCTTAGGAGGATGGCGGGCCCTGGTCTTAAGTTTTCTTATAACCCTAGCGGCCCAGGTGGGGGATCTGATAGAATCAGGAATGAAGCGCCTAGCCCAGGTTAAAGATAGCAGCCACCTTTTGCCAGGCCATGGTGGTATTTTAGATCGCTTCGACAGTTTGTTCCTGGTCGCACCAGTGGTATACTATTTTTGGAAATGGTTGGCTTAAAGCTTAAGGGGTGAGGTATAAATATGCCCGAACGGTTGGCCCGGGCTTTTCAAGGCTTATTAGTCCTTTTGACAGCGTGTTTAGTAGTTTTTTTACTTTTATACTATATTATTCCAGCTATAGTAAAAATTATCAATAGCTTACTCCCTGTTATTTTACCCTTTGCTGTGGCAGCTTTACTAGCGGCCTTGATAGATCCGGTAGTGAACTTTATCCAGGAGCACGCAAAGCTTAACCGTACAGCCGCGGTGTTAATCACCATATTCTTTTTTTTAGGGTTGACTTCTACTGGGCTTTTTTATCTTATTTCTAATCTTATTATAGAGCTTGAGGGTTTGGTGAGTACTCTGCCTGCCCAGGCTAGGGGGCTCGGAGCTTTACTTCAGGAAATTTTCAATCGGCTCCAGGCCTTTTACTTCTCAGGGGCTCTTCCGCCGGATATTCTAAGTTCCCTTCAAAATCTCCTTAATACTGCTACGGTGGGACTTAAGGGTTTACTTACTTCCTTAATCCAATGGTTAATAGCTTTCTTAAGTTCCTTGCCTGAACTTTTTATAGTAGTTATTATAACTTTAGTAGCTACTTTCTTCTTTAGCCGGGACAAGGAAGCCATAATGGCTACCTTACGCCAGTTTCTACCTTTAAGCTGGGCCAAGAATATAGAGACCGTGGGCTCTTCTGTAGGTAGAGCTATTATCGGGGTCCTACGAGCGGAAACCCTTCTAATAAGCTTACAGATTACCCAGACAATCATTGGGTTACTTATATTGCGGGTGGATTATGCTCTTACCCTAGCTTTTTTGATCGGGCTAGCAGATATTTTACCCATTGTGGGTCCGGGGACCATTTATATCCCCTGGGCGATCTGGGAATTCATCCAGGGAAGATACGGGTTAGGTATAGCGCTTTTGATTCTATATAGCTTTATTATTATACTTCGTCAACTTTTACAGCCCAAACTGGTGGCTGTAAATTTGGGGTTACACCCCTTAACCGCCCTGATAGCCCTGTACGCTGGCCTTAAACTTTTAGGTATAGCCGGGTTGATTATAGGGCCTTTAACGGTAGTAGTTTTTAAGGCATATTTAGCAGCAGGTATAGGAAAACGATAAAGGTTAAGGATGCATGTTGGAAGGATGGGTAAAGGTTGGGTAAAGGTATAGTTATTTTAGGTTCTACAGGATGTATAGGTCGACAAGCTTTGGCGGTTATCGACAGTTTTAGAGATAAGTTCCAGGTAGTAGCTCTAGCGGCGGGGCAAAACATAGACCTACTGGAGGAGCAGATTCGGCGCTATCATCCCCGTTTGGCGGCAGTACTGGATGAGGAGAAGGGGAAAAGGCTAAAAGAAAGGGTAAGCGGGTTGGGAGTGAAGGTGGTTGTTGGGGAAGCTGGTCTTCTGAGTGCAGCCACTTTCCCCGAGGCTCATTTGGTGCTTGCTGCCATGGTGGGTATTAAGAGCTTGCCGGCTGTACTAGCGGCCATCCAAGAGGGGAAAAATATAGCCCTGGCTAACAAAGAGATTCTGGTGGTAGCTGGGAAGTTGGTCATGGAGAAGGCTCGAAAGTATGGCATCCAGATC harbors:
- the ytvI gene encoding sporulation integral membrane protein YtvI, encoding MPERLARAFQGLLVLLTACLVVFLLLYYIIPAIVKIINSLLPVILPFAVAALLAALIDPVVNFIQEHAKLNRTAAVLITIFFFLGLTSTGLFYLISNLIIELEGLVSTLPAQARGLGALLQEIFNRLQAFYFSGALPPDILSSLQNLLNTATVGLKGLLTSLIQWLIAFLSSLPELFIVVIITLVATFFFSRDKEAIMATLRQFLPLSWAKNIETVGSSVGRAIIGVLRAETLLISLQITQTIIGLLILRVDYALTLAFLIGLADILPIVGPGTIYIPWAIWEFIQGRYGLGIALLILYSFIIILRQLLQPKLVAVNLGLHPLTALIALYAGLKLLGIAGLIIGPLTVVVFKAYLAAGIGKR
- a CDS encoding phosphatidate cytidylyltransferase, with the translated sequence MLWARVFVAVGGIPILLLVAYLGSVWLLGVVAIISFLGLREYHHLLRRLGLKPPVLIGYLGTLGILLAVYWQREFSTYLPFLLLWVFLGGFLLRFPRYSLADIGATFLGCLYIPGSLAHLFLLRAGQSGSFGLLLYTFLLTWVSDTAAYFIGRGLGSRKLCPVLSPGKTWEGAWGAGVVTVAVGVLLGIYLFSLGGWRALVLSFLITLAAQVGDLIESGMKRLAQVKDSSHLLPGHGGILDRFDSLFLVAPVVYYFWKWLA